One Panicum virgatum strain AP13 chromosome 9K, P.virgatum_v5, whole genome shotgun sequence genomic region harbors:
- the LOC120651882 gene encoding probable glutathione S-transferase GSTU6, which translates to MAGGGDLKVLGVWTSPFVIRVRIVLNLKGLAYEYAEEDLGNKSALLLGSNPVNKTVPVLLHGGRPVNESQVIIQYIDEVWAGSGPAVLPLDPYERAVARFWAAYVDDKVGSAWTGMLFRCRNEEERAEAVARADEALLTLESALGERSGGKKPFFGGDGIGLVDVVLGGYLGWFAAIDRIIGRRLIDPARTPLLAAWEQRFRAADAARGVVPDDVDKVLAFLQTLLAIGSNK; encoded by the coding sequence atggcgggcggcggcgacctgaaGGTGCTGGGCGTGTGGACGAGCCCGTTCGTGATCCGCGTCCGCATCGTGCTCAACCTCAAGGGCCTGGCGTACGAGTACGCCGAGGAGGACCTCGGCAACAAGAGCGCACTCCTCCTCGGGTCCAACCCGGTGAACAAGACCGTCCCCGTGCTCCTCCACGGCGGCCGCCCCGTGAACGAGTCCCAGGTCATCATCCAGTACATCGACGAGGTCTGGGCCGGGTCCGGCCCCGCCGTGCTGCCGCTCGACCCCTACGAGCGCGCGGTGGCGCGGTTCTGGGCGGCCTACGTCGACGACAAGGTGGGGTCGGCATGGACGGGGATGCTGTTCCGGTGCCGCAACGAGGAGGAgagggcggaggcggtggcgcgcgccgACGAGGCGCTCCTGACGCTGGAGAGCGCGCTCGGGGAGCGCTCCGGGGGGAAGAAGCCCTtcttcggcggcgacggcatcgGGCTCGTCGACGTCGTGCTCGGCGGCTACCTCGGGTGGTTCGCGGCCATCGACAGGATCATCGGGCGCAGGCTGATCGACCCGGCCAGGACGCCGCTGCTGGCAGCGTGGGAGCAGCGGttccgcgccgccgacgcggccAGGGGCGTCGTGCCGGACGACGTCGACAAGGTGCTCGCGTTCCTGCAGACCCTGCTCGCCATTGGATCGAATAAGTGA
- the LOC120651886 gene encoding probable glutathione S-transferase GSTU6, with the protein MAAANGGGGDLKLLGVWDSPYVNRVQIVLNLKGLSYEYVEEDLLHKSALLLQSNPVHGKVPVLIHGGRPIAESQVIVQYLDEVFAGGPPVLPADPYERATARFWAAFVDDKVGSPWHTILFAREAEEKAGAAARIVAALETLEGAFRDCSSRGKGGGYFGGDGIGFVDVVLGSYLGWFKVFEKMVGVRVLDAARTPLLAAWGERFAAADAARDVLPDDVDKVIDFLQAFLD; encoded by the exons ATGGCGGCCGCCAATGGAGGAGGTGGTGACCTGAAGCTGCTGGGCGTGTGGGACAGCCCCTACGTGAACCGGGTGCAGATCGTGCTCAACCTCAAGGGCCTCAGCTACGAGTACGTCGAGGAGGACCTCCTCCACAAGAGCGCGCTCCTCCTCCAGTCCAACCCCGTGCACGGGAAAGTCCCCGTGCTCATCCACGGTGGCAGGCCGATCGCCGAGTCGCAGGTCATCGTCCAGTACCTCGACGAGGTCTTCGCCGGCGGCCCGCCCGTCCTCCCCGCCGACCCGTACGAGCGCGCCACCGCCCGCTTCTGGGCCGCCTTCGTCGACGACAAG GTGGGTTCGCCGTGGCACACGATCCTGTTCGCGCGGGAGGCCGAGGAgaaggccggcgcggcggcgcggatcgtCGCGGCGCTGGAGACGCTGGAGGGCGCGTTCCGGGACTGCTCCTCCCGCGGGAAGGGGGGCGGCTacttcggcggcgacggcatcgGGTTCGTGGACGTCGTGCTGGGCAGCTACCTCGGGTGGTTCAAGGTGTTCGAGAAGATGGTCGGCGTCAGGGTCCTGGACGCGGCGAGGACGCCGCTCCTGGCGGCGTGGGGCGAGCGGttcgcggcggcggacgcggccaGGGACGTCCTTCCGGATGACGTCGACAAGGTCATCGACTTCCTGCAGGCCTTCCTGGATTAG